In the Drosophila willistoni isolate 14030-0811.24 chromosome 3R, UCI_dwil_1.1, whole genome shotgun sequence genome, CTTAGAGATGTACATAAAATGTTCCAACAAAATGGGTTCATTCTGCAAAATAATGGACACAGATAGAAAAGAGAGACTTTTAAATAAGGGGAGAGAAAACTTACCACCAATATAATGGCCGTTTCCGCATTGAGCTTGTTGAACTCAACTAACCGTTGACGAGTGTGCTCCGGCAGTTCGGGAATTTCTTCACTTAGTTCAGCTACCGACAGCAATTCACTAGTTGACCTGGATCCTGGTTTTAAATTTAGATGCAGAGGTGGCAAGTTCGGTTCGGGCATAAATCGATAATCCTGCAATACCTCTTTATCACGCATAGCCACCGTGCATCGCTTTTCGGCGTCCCAAGAGCGAGTCTCGTTGGTTATCCTACCACCCTTCGATACTATGTCAAGCTGGCGATTTATCTCAAAGGTGATTGCTTGGGAAATGCTGCGCACAGAGCCAATATTCTTGACTTCAGTACGTACACCCAAAGGATCACCTTCTTgattaatagatatattagCGTCTACACGCAAAGCACCCTCTGTAAAGTCAATAAAATGCATTTAGGCGACATGCCATAGCCTTATAAGGATGCCTTACCCTCCATTTTACAACTGCAGGTTTGTAAGCGTCGTAGTATTAGCATCAGTTCCTTAACTAATGAGGCAGCTTCTTCACCGGTTTCCAAATCCGGGGCAAATACCAATTCCATCAAGGGAAGGCCGGCACGATTTAAGTCAACTAGACTTCGCTTTAAATGGTCGTCGTGTAACGATTTGCCACTGTCTTGttccaattgcaattgcaaaagTTTGACGGACTTGTAGTATAGCTTCTGACCAGGTGTGATGACGGGAAAAGTCATTAGCCCATTGTTGGCCAAGGCAGCTCGCTGTTGTGTGATTTGGTAGCCATTCTAGGGAATAAGCTACAAGTAAAAAATCCTATAAGAGATGAGACTTTTAATCTTACTGGCAAATCTGCATAGAAATAATGTTTGCGATCAAACATGGATACTTCGTTCACTTGACATCCCAGGGCCAAAGCAGTTTTTATGCCCGACTCAACGCATTTCCGATTAAGTACCTGGAAAAGATTAAGGCAGAAAATGTAAATCACAGACGAAAaccataaattttaatattgtcGAACCGGTAGTGTACCCGGAATGGAAGCATCAAAGGGAGCCACAGATGTGTTCAATGGGGCTCCGAAGGATGTGCCGCTGCCTGAAAACAATTTGGAAGTGCTGGCAATTTGGGCATGGACTTCTAGACCAACCACACTCTTCCATTTGCTGAAACAATATACAAccatttaattataaaagaagctatatatatatatataattctgTATTGTCACCGAAATGGTTCTTGTGCTAATATGGGTTTTGTCGCCAGTCTTCGAATTGTTAAATAATTTCTCATTTTAGTGGTTGTGTTGTTGATATTCCTTCAAAGAAAAAATCAGCTGCAGAGCGTTGCCTTGCGTGCTTTGAGTGTCACCAAGTTTAATAGCCcaactttaatttaaaattatagtattaattaaagtttatttgaaaaataaaccGGTGTGTCTAATCTATGGTCAGCACAGAAAAACAACAGTGTGGCCATATTCATACCAGCGTATATATGGCAGCGCTTGCATTAGGAGGCCAACAGTTGTAAAAACAGCTGACTGAACAGCTGATAAAAAAAGCTAGGCGATTTAACGATTCAGTTGTTCAACAGGTGTGGAAATAGATTAATTGTTTGAAAAACCAATGGAAAATCGCAAAGACCGTGAtcaaaataacataaaaactattttctctattaaatttttatcgaGTTTTGTTATATTCTCAATAGATATGCACTTTGCATTGTAGATGTTGTGCCATCACTAGTAGTAATTGTACAATCAGCTGACGAGACGGACCACGACGAGTGGAGCACCAGCCAGCGCAGGCtgaaaaatcaattgaaaGCTGTTGCTCCACAAACCACGACCGCCACATAGATATAGATTATTGCCTGTCCACCATGGACATTGAACGGGTGTTCAGTGACTTGGAGTCAAATCAAACGCACGAAAACGAGGTGGCAAAACAGAAACTTGTTGAACTCTTTACACAGAGTAAGTCCATCTTCACCAtgtcttttttcttcttctgagTTTCGTTTAATTTTTGTCACTCTCCTTATAATTTCTGACTCACTCACATCCTGATGCGTCCGTAATCGCTCACAGCTAAGGAACAATGGGCCGTTCAATTCATGTTGGATTATTTCATCAAAACTGGATCTCTGCGTATTATGGAGGTGCTGGTCAAAGCTCAGCCACCGCATGATGGCTACATATTTGATAGGCTAGACGATTGCCttaagcagcaacagcatcgcTTGCAGAGTCTACAAATGTTCTGTTTCATTGTGCGGAGGCATCCCACCTGGTTGCATAAAATCGAAAAGCATCGCCTGATTAAAAGTATATTTAAGTTGCTTATGGTAAGTAATCACTTAATCTCCAATCCCAATTGCGCCAGACTCTGTAGTGTGGTCCATCTATTGCAGCACGAGAAGGAGATTGTGCCGCTGATGAATGCCCTCCTATGCATCATTACCTTGCTGCCCATCATCCGGAATTCGGTGCCAAATTTCCTCATTGATCTTTTTGAGGTATTTGGACATCTGGCCTCTTGGAAGGTGCAAAATAGTAATCGTCTGCCAGACGAAAAGTTGGTTCACCTGCAACTGGGGCTCCAAATGTTGTTTCATCGTTTGTATGGCATGTATCCCTGCAACTTTATGGGCTATTTGGGCGAGTTCATCAAAAAGGGCAACGGTGGTGGTATCTTTCAGCATACCATTAAACCCCTGTTGGATACGGTAAGAGTTCATCCTATGCTCTTGACTGCAACCGCCGAAACTGAGGTTAGTCATGCCCGCTGGAAAGAAATGGAGCCACACGATGTGGTCATGGAATGTGCCTACCTCACTCTGCCCATTGTGCATCCGGAGTCCAGTAATGAGGACAATAGTTACGCGTATCCGGTCACACCCGGATATAGTCGAATGACGTCCACCACCTCGACCAATGAGTGTTACCAGCTAAGGGATTTCCAACACCCGAGGCACTCTATAGCACGATTTGATCCCCCTGGTGGTGATCTTAGTATCTGGAGTCCGCACAATGAGATTACAACCAGCGTCAGCAGTGCCATCCCCCTAACGCCGACGGCACCATTTAGGTTGCCGCTTCAGCCAAATATGATGAATTCCCAGTTGCTGGGTCTAACAGGCTCCTCCCCACCGGAGGCCGCGGTAGAGGCCACTCCTGAAACCACACCAATGAAGGATTTGCGTGAACTGAAACAACAGCAGCATAGCCTAGCCAATCCAAATGCTGTAAGGGCTATTTTCCCCACCAGCCAGCCGTCGTCTCCTATGCGCAGGGATCAACAACAGAGTCAATTCAATTTTCCAGATATCAGTAGCGAAGCAGAGGAGAGCACCACTACTACACTGGTGGAGAAGGTGACACGGGTAACAACATATGAGCGACGGTTGCAACAAGTAATCCAGGACAGACAAAGCTCCCATATTCAGCTTGAGCAGAGGTCATTAAACGCAGGTATTGGGGTGGCTGCTCAATTCCCGAGTAGTTTGCCAGAACTTGAGTCGGATGGAGCACCTGCTGCCAAGACAGTTCCTAATGCCAGTGCTGAAATTCCAGCTGCTTTGTGCGGTGAATGCAACGAGACAGATCGCAGTATGTGCAGTGTAGGTGGTTTACATATGCCGACCAGCCGTTCCATGCAACAGCTGGCAAAGGGGGTGAAACGACGGAATCGCATGGCCAGCTATTGTTGCAACGAATCCGATCCCGATGGCATGCTAACGACGGCCAAAAAGGCCACATTCACCATGGGGGCCGAAACACAGATGCGACGGGCCAAGTCGTGCTCGGCACTTTTCGGCCTACAAAAGCAGAAACAGCAACAATTAAATGACGATGAGGCCGATTGTCCTGGCCAAAGGCACCGCGAGAACGGTACGACAACACAAAAGACTGGAAGCCGCTTGCAACGTAGCGGCCGCATGCTGACTATGGCTTTGATGGACCCCAAAGAGCAAGCCGTGAGAAGTTGCTGTCACGCTGCCACTCAGACTTTAGAGGATGTGTTGCCGGCGCAGTATGAAAACCTGTTGTTCGAACTATTATTTGAGTTTAAGGATCAGCGCAATAAGTATGAACGGAGCTTGCTTTATCCGCAGGACATACTCGATCAATACATCATGCACGCCATCAACGCCAAGGAGAATTTCGACTCGGAGCAGTGCCAGTTAATGTGCCTACAACTTCAATACGAAAGCTATCGGCGTAGCATTCATGCGGAGCGAAATCGTCGTCTCATGGGCCGCAGTCGGGACAAACGTAGTTTGGAAATGGAACGGGATCGCCTTAGGGAGCAACTAAAGAATTTCGATGCCAAGAACAAAGACTTGGCCCATAAGATGGACGAAGCGATCAGAATGGCCAATGAGCGTCAGAGTAGCCATCATCAGGAGTTGTCCGATTTAAAAGCCAAGTACCAATACGAACTGGATCAAAACAAGTGTTTGCGTCAGGCCAACGATGATCTGCAGACTCGACTCTCCTTGGAAATGGCCCAACATAAGGAGCTGAACTATGAGTTGCAGTCACTTCGTGGCCAAGTGTTCAGCTTGAACAACGAACTCCAGCATGCACAGTTGCAAGCCGAGTCTGGATTACTCCATAAGCAAGAGCTAGCCCGTCTGGAGGCAGAGCTTATCATTATGGGTGAGGTGCAAGTGCGTTGCCGCGATCGCCTGGCTGAGATCGACGTCCATAAAGCTCGAGATGAGGAACTTTTAATGCTTCAAGAAAGCAGCAGTCTAGAGAGAAAAGGTAAAGTTTAGAGCTGATCTTGATCAATTTGTAATAAATATAACTGATATTTTGTACTCAAGACCTCAAACACAGTCTGGATGAGCGGACATCACAGTTGGAAAGCACCAAGCATAAGATAAGCGAAATGCAGGCCCAGTTGGTCAACAGTGAGAAAGCCATGACAGAGCAAAAGCGTCTCCTGAGCCTTGTCAAAGATGAATATGAAGAGAAATTCAAGGTGATTCAATGAAATGGAATAAAATCTAAAACTATTCTAATTCCTAATTTATTTACAGTCCTTGAAAGATAAATATGAggtgcaaaagaaaataattatcCAGATGGAGGAGAAGCTTATGATGACATTACAACAACCACTGGGAGCACCAGGCCAGAGCACTTGCTCCCCCGATACAGACAGAACTGGTTGGTACcagtaaaattttatttagtcGATTTCTatctaatttttttcttttcaatagACATTGCCTCATCCATGGAACGTAACTCGCCTCTGTCTACTTCGTTGGCCTCGAGCGAAAGCCTTTCAGCTAGTTTACGCTCCACCGAGCTAAAGAATCTACAGCAGCTGGTGGAGACACCCTCTATACCTGTGGTCTTGAGCGCCATGGAGGAAAATAATCGTATGCCCGCCATTGATTTGGCTTCGTCGGCCAGCACCGCCAGTGCCATTAATATAAACACCACTGCGGCTGTGGATTCTGTGACGAAACTTTTGGACTTGCATTCCGCTTCCAGTAGTGGCAATCATGCCCAATCACAGGCCCAAGCACACTCGCATCCGCATCTCCATTTGCAACAAAGCCAACAAGAGcagccatcatcatcatcatcctcatcgcATAACCAAGATCGATTGTAGATCGGAGCAATTTACGCAGTTTAAAACTGTGgaataaataaataggaaTCGCGaaataattaattacaaaaaaaaattatacatacatatacataaactATTAACGTTTgacattttaaattgtttgtaaaagaaaaaattttgatatGATGGAATAAGTAAAAACGCGCattaagttttaaataaaaaatttaccaGGTCGGAATAAAATAGAGTTAATTAAAATCTTTTGTGTTACCGCTCACGGGGTGCTTCTTTTgcacttttaaaaaaaaatgtttcttttaaatattGCTTATAGGCACTTTTAATTGCGGCTTAAAAAGGATTTggccaaaaattcaaaaaagtTAGCTATAAATTTAGCTGAATATTTTACTGCTAAAACAACAGTAGCGACTGCTGCCAGCTGACAAACAGGTTGACAACTCTATGCACAGCTGATGCAGCAACAAATTGGAAAAAACGcctattaaaaattataataaaagaaaaacaaaagatccATTGCAATGTTGTCACAATATATGGAAGAATTTGAACAGGTTCGTCGATGGTTTTATAGAACAACATTCTgaataatattaatttctCTTGATGCAGGAACCTTTCGAAGTGGGAGAGTTCATTGAGCGGCTCACCTGGCGCACCAACAACGAATTGCAAAATAGCGAGGACTTTAATCCGGTGGCACTGCACGATACATTTATACAGACGATAAAGGATCTGAAAATACTTCAGGAGAAGCAGCAGAGTAAATGCGAAAGACTCGAGGAGTCTTTGCATCAGGAGCAAGATGCGCACGCCAAGAAGATAGCCAAATTGGTGGAACGCCACCAAACGGCTATCGATTGGTTTGGTCAATTGGACGAGAAGATAAACTCTGTCGCTGGTAAAATAATGCATCTTGGAGAACAGCTGGAGAATGTAAATACGCCACGCAGTCGCTCAGTGGAGGCACAAAAGCTCCTTAATTTCATGTCGGAGTTCCTGGCAGCTGGATCTGTGATTGTCAACGACATTTTCACTGATGCCGCTCGCCTGAACGAAGCCGCCGATGTCATACAAAAATTGTATGCCATCTCTCAGGATTTACCACCTGACAAATTTGCCGAGTCAAAGCGTAAGATTGAAAAGAAATACGATGAGGTAGAACGACGTCTTATTGAGGAATTCGCAACGGCCCAGAAAAGCGAGGATATTGAGCGCATGAAAGCACTCGCTCAAATCCTTTCTCAATTCAAGGGATATACGCAGTGCGTCGATGCATACATCGAGCAGAGTCAAATGCAGCCGTACAGTGGAAAGGATATATTTATTGGTATTGTGCCGATGTGCAAACATCATTACGAGATTATTAAGAAGGTGTTTGCCAATCCCCAGCAAGTAATGTCCAAGTTTATACTCAATATCTATCAGTTGAAATTGCATCAATATGCCATGACCAAATTGGATGATAAAAAAGACGAAGAGAAGTATCTGCGTACACTTTACGAACTGTATTCACGGTAAGAGAAACACTCTCAATAAATTATGTTACCTTTACATCTGCTCCTTTCTGTCTTCCTCTAGTACCTTGAAACTGTCAACCGATTTGCAAATCTACATGTCTACCATTGATGACGATCTGCTACAAAAGTTGacacaacaaattttcataAAGAATTTATCGGGCTATGCCGAGATGGAGGCAAAGTGTCTAACCGCCAAGTGCTCAACTGAACTGGAGAAGTTCTATGCAAGCAAGAAACATCAAAAGACCCAGACCACCAAGGGATTTCGTCGCAATATGGAAGTGTTTGTTGCCACCAGAGCCAACATTAATATAGCCGCCATCGAGGATTATGGCGGAGAAACATTTCTATCAGAGGAACTGGCTATCAATATGCTGCAAGAGGCTAAGGCTTCGTTAAAGAGATGTCGTCTCTTATCCAGTGATGCTGAATTGCCTGCCAATTGCATTAAATTGAATGACATTTTATTGCGTTTTCTCATGCACGAGCATGTGGATTACGCCTTAGAGTTGGGTTTGCAAGCGGTGCCTCTAGCAGAGGGTAGAGTATTTCCACAATTATATTTCTTCGATGTGGTACAGAAGACAAACATCATTGTGCATCTGTTGGACAAGTTGTGCAATTCATCTGTAATACCATGTGTTAGGTATGTAAATCTGATGGGTGatctaaaaattgtaaatctCATTGTCGTTTCTACACAAAAGCAATACACCAAAGTATTCGGATTATGTCTTCAAGAAGCGTATAATGATGGAGCAAATAGAAACAAAATTGGATCAGGGTCTTGATCGTTCGATAAGTGTTGTTATTGGATGGGTAAAAGTATATCTGCAATATGAGCAAAAGAAAACGGATTACAAACCGGAAACCGATGTCGATACAATTTCCTCAACTGTAAgaatcaaatgaaataaatcaaGATATCAATTATTATGATACTCCTTGTTCTCTTCCCCATATTTAGGCTTGTCTACAAGTGGTGCAAAATCTTCAACCCGTCATTGGACAGATCAAAAAGTGCGTTGACGgtgaaaatttacaaaatgtcCTTACCGAATTTGGCACACGTCTTCATCGGGTCATCTATGATCATCTGCAGACAATGCAATTCAATACGGCCGGAGCCATGTGTGCAATTTGCGATGTTAACGAGTATCGGAAATGCATACGTGAATTAGACAGTCCGTTGGTGACTCAGCTCTTTGATATACTTCACGCTCTGTGCAATTTACTATTGGTAAAACCTCAGAATCTTCAAGAAGTCTGCACGGGTGACACTTTGGTAAGTGATTATCGTTATTATTCCACTTTTTGTCACTTAACTaattaaatgtgttttttgttaaCGCAGAATTACCTGGACAAATCAGTTGTAAGACAGTTCATTCAACTGCGTACGGACTTTCGTGTCATTAAGAATACCAACTATCTGAAGGGCATCattgaataaaaatttaaagctgCTGACTCACATTCCCAAAATTTCCACATAGTGCGGTACTTTAcgtgaatttaatttatatacaaGTCAGAAGCATTAtctaataatatttaattatagtATGTGCTTTAACTTTCAATTAAGCTCAAGTGGTTGTTTCTTATTTATCTGTACATCAACCACTCTACAGGCCAGGTCTGATTGGCCACAACATCTTTGCTCGGGATCGATCAAGTTTTATCAGTCAGTTCCAGATTGCTCGCCGTTTTTGGCCTTTCCAATCGGCTCTGCGCCTGCTTCTTCAGTGCTAATAAATCAAAGTTTATTGGTTAAGCACAcggcaattatttatttatttacgtttGCTATGTTGACGCTATGAATGAGGAGAGGTGGCCCCGCGCACCCCCCGATTACCCCAACGACGACTGCAAACTCCGTCGATAGCTACTGGGTTGCCACTATTCGGTGGCTCTTAATGTGGCTCAGTCACCCAGTAGCCGCAGAGCAAACCATATCACTACTGAACGcgttttccttattttttgttgaGCTATTTCTTATTATCgccttttctttgtttgttattgttagttgaaaatattttcgCAAGCCTTTGagccaaacaaatttttgccCGATATTCTAATCGCAACAATCTCGGTAAATTGATTACAAACCATGCGAGGTTTTCtggttaattatttaaaaatacttCTGGCCATTTCTGCGATCCGCGAAATGGCCGGTGGGATTATTAGGACGACCACTGACGCTGCTATTAAAAAGATAATGGCAAGGCGATCATTGCCCTTTGAGGATTGCGGTGAGTAATATGGTGAGGATAATCAAAAGAACCCAATCGAAGGTTCAAGGACACAATTGACGTGACAAAAATGGATATTTGATAAACTCTTAAGAATATGTTGCATTGGAAAATCCATTTCattgctttttatatatttttgcatgAACTTCAACGCGTTCAACTGCTCCATAGTGGCATGAAATccaaatttgtaaaaaatattgtatattgtaGAATTCTTGAGTAAGTATTCAACTTGATATTGGAATACCATCAGATGCATTGTAAATAATTCAGAACTCAAAAACTATCATTTATCCTTAATGATAATAATATGAAACACCTACCTTACATTACAATCGATATACTCTTCCGGCAAAGTGTATTTTACTATCAGTTATTACTTCCTTAAGTTCaattaaatacatttaaattatAGCAgtcataaaattatttttagagTTTGCAtgatatttcaaattttccaGAATATGTCAATTTTTGTCAGAATAAATGTGTATATATTGCTCATTGGTCTGGTAAATCAAATATGAAATCTTATCAGGCAATTagtaaaatcaaattttcaaaaagacAATCATTTTGTGGTGATCTTTAATATGATTAACAGTCATTCATAAAACTGATTACAACAGGATTAAAGGTATTTCGTGTTTGTGGGAAATtgaagaattttaaaatatgataTGAATTCAAGTGAATGAATGAtatcataaaaataaacatgTCCTGGTTATCATTAATGTATTTATCTATAAGCCATTAGGACGCATTGTAGATAACTTATTTTCATTGGGCTTAGTTCAAGTTGTCATTGGAAATGCTCTGGAACCAATAACCTGAGGCGGTTTTGGAGAAGTAATGGCTAAAGGggattttcaaaataaatactATATAAAGACATACACAAATTGAATTTAGTAtacttactttttttttaactcttGAATATACTATTCTTATTTTTTCTCATAGGTTCCCTGTATCAAGTCAACTATTTGAACATTGACAGCTGTGAGAAAATACCCTGTTCCATGCAGCGAAGCTCGACTGTTAAGGTGACGGTGCTCTTCGATGATAATGGTAAATACCTACTGACACACTGATAACAGGCGTTCCTGCATTCAAACTTTTTCTTGCTTGAACGCGAGGTAAACGAGAAGGGAGGAAGAGAATTGAACGACAGTCGGAAACAAAAATAGATCAGTGCGGGCGAATAGCTTATAAGGCCAAGGTGCTGGTTCTCCCGATGGCGCTTGGATTAGGTTCTATCGTCGATTGTGGGTACGGTACGGCTGCTATCATTCTCTAGCATTGTCGTGTGAACCTTCCCCGAAACTACGCGGGCGGCGATAATGAATTTTGTACATaccataaaaaaaaggaaaaaaaaaacacacagaagaaaataatataattgaTACAAGTGGATTGTAAATCAAAATAATTCCTACGATTGCAGCGATTATTCGCAATTGGCTGGTAGTTAAGACAAACTCCCCCCTACCACAAccacaaccaccaccaccccaATACCCCCCTATCCCCCCCATTACCAGTGGTAGCACGTTGCAGCTGACATGGCATCGATATCGATCGTTGCAGCCCGGGGcccaaaatgtttaatttatataaaaataactctATTTACGCTTAATTTAATTGTATTTTGATTAGTCAGCAAAAAATGCAAAGCGATAATTGGACCCAGCACGTACGCAAATTCTTATTCAGAGGGGGAAGCGGTGCCAATAAGGTTAGAAAATGATTAAGATAAAAGCCAAAATTATAAAACTTCAAATCGAGCAACGACTATTAAACACCCATTGACAAAggctatatatataattagaTGCTATcttatttattcatttcattaaatttgcaatttgcaatTGATTTAGCAAATATAGATTGATCCCCTTTAAGTCTTGTAATATCATAACACTTTCCGGATTGACCCTGTTTCTTATCACAACCTCCTTAAATCGTTCCTCGCCATAAGCTCCAAGAGTTTGAGAAGATGTTCTGCATAAACCAGATCTATGTCCAACATCAACCACTTTTTTTACATAGTAACCAAGGACTACTATAAGATATAATAGGGTAAATAGGGTATacttttgtataccctttaaTATCAATATAGTAGATTTTTTATAGATTTACCTTATTATATCTTATAgtagtcctcggtagatgagttgtctaaatggcccagtcatttaggcAACTggacaacgaggatccgggttcgaatcccaggctaatGTATAGATGTAGTTTTCtcctaagccgaaggccttagttgccagtgcttgtaaaatatagttaggttgatagtattatatcctatacttataataataataataatatcatataatttgtttttaagtctgtctaatttaaatttaggtGTTATTTTAAAAGCTTAAAGATCTTAAAATTTGGGAAAACATTttctaaatgaaaaataattatgTGAAATATCTAATATCAAACAACTGACAACAATAATAGATGTTCAAAAGGCAAGATGATAAAGATTGGATGCATTGATTTATTCCAATTATGGAAGTTCCTATTGTTCTaagttttatttgaaatatattgaATTATATTTATTCAATTGCATGCATGAATAAtgattaattttatataattataaaaataaaataaaaacataaagtTAGATATTTTTGAACGAAgaagtaaaagtaaaagtaaaagaagTAAAAGAGTCGTAACTTTTTagagttttttcaaaatcaTATTCATACTTTAATTGTCaagaaattattatttgtaGTTATTTATTTCGAGGATAATCATTATTTAGCATTCAATCTATTAGGTATATCGGATTAACACTTTTGTAACTTTCAATCTCGTTGCAGGCAATGGTGTTAGCTTTCTTAAGCATGAGGTACGCTGGGTCTTCAACTACGTCAAAACACAGGCCCTTATCTCGCCTGATCCTTGTGATGGCAATCAAGATTGCA is a window encoding:
- the LOC6647662 gene encoding exocyst complex component 5, which translates into the protein MLSQYMEEFEQEPFEVGEFIERLTWRTNNELQNSEDFNPVALHDTFIQTIKDLKILQEKQQSKCERLEESLHQEQDAHAKKIAKLVERHQTAIDWFGQLDEKINSVAGKIMHLGEQLENVNTPRSRSVEAQKLLNFMSEFLAAGSVIVNDIFTDAARLNEAADVIQKLYAISQDLPPDKFAESKRKIEKKYDEVERRLIEEFATAQKSEDIERMKALAQILSQFKGYTQCVDAYIEQSQMQPYSGKDIFIGIVPMCKHHYEIIKKVFANPQQVMSKFILNIYQLKLHQYAMTKLDDKKDEEKYLRTLYELYSRTLKLSTDLQIYMSTIDDDLLQKLTQQIFIKNLSGYAEMEAKCLTAKCSTELEKFYASKKHQKTQTTKGFRRNMEVFVATRANINIAAIEDYGGETFLSEELAINMLQEAKASLKRCRLLSSDAELPANCIKLNDILLRFLMHEHVDYALELGLQAVPLAEGRVFPQLYFFDVVQKTNIIVHLLDKLCNSSVIPCVSNTPKYSDYVFKKRIMMEQIETKLDQGLDRSISVVIGWVKVYLQYEQKKTDYKPETDVDTISSTACLQVVQNLQPVIGQIKKCVDGENLQNVLTEFGTRLHRVIYDHLQTMQFNTAGAMCAICDVNEYRKCIRELDSPLVTQLFDILHALCNLLLVKPQNLQEVCTGDTLNYLDKSVVRQFIQLRTDFRVIKNTNYLKGIIE
- the LOC6647663 gene encoding hamartin, with amino-acid sequence MDIERVFSDLESNQTHENEVAKQKLVELFTQTKEQWAVQFMLDYFIKTGSLRIMEVLVKAQPPHDGYIFDRLDDCLKQQQHRLQSLQMFCFIVRRHPTWLHKIEKHRLIKSIFKLLMHEKEIVPLMNALLCIITLLPIIRNSVPNFLIDLFEVFGHLASWKVQNSNRLPDEKLVHLQLGLQMLFHRLYGMYPCNFMGYLGEFIKKGNGGGIFQHTIKPLLDTVRVHPMLLTATAETEVSHARWKEMEPHDVVMECAYLTLPIVHPESSNEDNSYAYPVTPGYSRMTSTTSTNECYQLRDFQHPRHSIARFDPPGGDLSIWSPHNEITTSVSSAIPLTPTAPFRLPLQPNMMNSQLLGLTGSSPPEAAVEATPETTPMKDLRELKQQQHSLANPNAVRAIFPTSQPSSPMRRDQQQSQFNFPDISSEAEESTTTTLVEKVTRVTTYERRLQQVIQDRQSSHIQLEQRSLNAGIGVAAQFPSSLPELESDGAPAAKTVPNASAEIPAALCGECNETDRSMCSVGGLHMPTSRSMQQLAKGVKRRNRMASYCCNESDPDGMLTTAKKATFTMGAETQMRRAKSCSALFGLQKQKQQQLNDDEADCPGQRHRENGTTTQKTGSRLQRSGRMLTMALMDPKEQAVRSCCHAATQTLEDVLPAQYENLLFELLFEFKDQRNKYERSLLYPQDILDQYIMHAINAKENFDSEQCQLMCLQLQYESYRRSIHAERNRRLMGRSRDKRSLEMERDRLREQLKNFDAKNKDLAHKMDEAIRMANERQSSHHQELSDLKAKYQYELDQNKCLRQANDDLQTRLSLEMAQHKELNYELQSLRGQVFSLNNELQHAQLQAESGLLHKQELARLEAELIIMGEVQVRCRDRLAEIDVHKARDEELLMLQESSSLERKDLKHSLDERTSQLESTKHKISEMQAQLVNSEKAMTEQKRLLSLVKDEYEEKFKSLKDKYEVQKKIIIQMEEKLMMTLQQPLGAPGQSTCSPDTDRTDIASSMERNSPLSTSLASSESLSASLRSTELKNLQQLVETPSIPVVLSAMEENNRMPAIDLASSASTASAININTTAAVDSVTKLLDLHSASSSGNHAQSQAQAHSHPHLHLQQSQQEQPSSSSSSSHNQDRL
- the LOC6647661 gene encoding NPC intracellular cholesterol transporter 2 — encoded protein: MRGFLVNYLKILLAISAIREMAGGIIRTTTDAAIKKIMARRSLPFEDCGSLYQVNYLNIDSCEKIPCSMQRSSTVKVTVLFDDNGNGVSFLKHEVRWVFNYVKTQALISPDPCDGNQDCILNVNDEKTYWANIFVNETLPVMSGSMLWEAKDESNQNLICFEVPVIITV
- the LOC6647664 gene encoding glutamyl-tRNA(Gln) amidotransferase subunit B, mitochondrial, giving the protein MRNYLTIRRLATKPILAQEPFRKWKSVVGLEVHAQIASTSKLFSGSGTSFGAPLNTSVAPFDASIPGTLPVLNRKCVESGIKTALALGCQVNEVSMFDRKHYFYADLPNGYQITQQRAALANNGLMTFPVITPGQKLYYKSVKLLQLQLEQDSGKSLHDDHLKRSLVDLNRAGLPLMELVFAPDLETGEEAASLVKELMLILRRLQTCSCKMEEGALRVDANISINQEGDPLGVRTEVKNIGSVRSISQAITFEINRQLDIVSKGGRITNETRSWDAEKRCTVAMRDKEVLQDYRFMPEPNLPPLHLNLKPGSRSTSELLSVAELSEEIPELPEHTRQRLVEFNKLNAETAIILVNEPILLEHFMYISKSLKNLPTKIITNFLINDLLTYCNKLNLNLDDCTISSANLSDILNCLHLEEINLQAARQLIDLLHKNPNESVANLIDQHKLQQISNVHEIETFCRQAIANQPKAVQQYKKGKAKALFAIVGEVAKISEQKANMKIVVDCLENLLKTTAQK